In Vigna angularis cultivar LongXiaoDou No.4 chromosome 8, ASM1680809v1, whole genome shotgun sequence, one DNA window encodes the following:
- the LOC108343950 gene encoding cytochrome c-type biogenesis CcmH-like mitochondrial protein produces the protein MASEDDAVKNAMIVDARARNISHNVRCTECGSQSIEDSQADIAILLRKLIRDEIRDGKSDKQIYKKLEDDFGETVLYTPKFDMQTAALWLSPVLIGAVAAGGWVYKKHKQKTNVHIMALDLVRGVSLTPKEKETMLDILTPPPSQGARTPFWWRR, from the exons ATGGCGAGTGAGGATGATGCAGTTAAGAATGCAATGATAGTTGATGCTCGGGCTAGAAACATTAGTCACAATGTGAGGTGCACGGAGTGTGGGAGTCAATCCATTGAGGATTCTCAAGCAGACATTGCCATTTTGCTCAGAAAG TTAATTCGTGATGAAATTCGGGATGGAAAGAGTGACAAGCAAATCTACAAAAAGCTTGAGGACGATTTTGGAGAGACTGTACTCTATACGCCCAAGTTTGATATGCAGACAGCAGCTTTGTGGTTATCACCT GTCTTAATTGGTGCTGTAGCTGCAGGAGGATGGGTTTACAAGAAGCATAAACAAAAGACTAATGTCCATATCATGGCTCTGGATCTTGTTAGAGGTGTTTCATTGACTCCAAAAGAGAAGGAAACAATGCTTGATATTCTTACGCCACCTCCTTCACAGGGAGCTAGAACACCCTTCTGGTGGAGGAGATGA
- the LOC108345292 gene encoding uncharacterized protein PAM68-like translates to MDKIYVNKISHSKHDEQPNTAREAMKTLICAPNSSIILSKLSPCRPNFPASYPTQKLNYPFCTLKPYASAKGFSSTPPTVGRDANERPIRRKNIDDEDADDELPSTVIYRIIRRILFCVGVPMGLGLMFMHIFGVLRENQVYDAPRWLAFMTAFLTFGASSVGIAYGALSASLDAEKDGSFLGVEQIQKNWVDMWQEEDAAK, encoded by the coding sequence ATGGATAAGATATACGTGAATAAAATATCTCACTCCAAGCATGATGAACAACCAAACACAGCAAGAGAAGCCATGAAAACTCTGATTTGTGCACCAAACTCTTCTATCATTCTCTCAAAACTTTCTCCATGCAGACCAAACTTCCCAGCTTCTTACCCCACACAAAAGCTCAACTACCCCTTCTGCACATTAAAGCCTTATGCTAGCGCCAAAGGCTTTTCTTCCACTCCTCCAACCGTAGGAAGAGATGCCAATGAGAGGCCTATTAGAAGGAAAAACATTGATGACGAGGATGCTGATGATGAGCTTCCCAGCACAGTTATTTACAGGATAATACGTAGGATTTTGTTCTGTGTGGGGGTGCCAATGGGGTTGGGGTTGATGTTCATGCACATTTTTGGGGTGCTTAGGGAAAACCAAGTGTATGATGCACCACGGTGGCTAGCCTTTATGACTGCTTTTTTGACTTTTGGAGCTTCCTCTGTTGGGATTGCATATGGGGCACTGTCTGCAAGTTTGGATGCAGAAAAGGATGGTTCTTTTCTTGGGGTGGAACAGATTCAGAAAAACTGGGTAGATATGTGGCAGGAAGAAGATGCTGCAAAGTAG
- the LOC108344183 gene encoding DUF21 domain-containing protein At5g52790-like, translated as MKEYQFPCCDLDFWGYFTVCLLLVALAGIASGLALGLLSFSLVDLEVLIKAGLPKDRKNAERIRPLVKNGHFVLCTLLLGKSLAMEALPIFMDSIIPSWFTILMSAPLVTVFAEILPQAICSRHGLTLGAKMAPLVQLLLLIFFPITYPASKVLDWGLGKEHSVLLRRSELKTFVDLHANEAGKGGELSHHETSIITGAIDLTQKTAKDAMTPISQIFSLDINSKLDMHTMTQIMSQGHSRIPIHSGHARSVIGLILVKNLIFCRPEDETPIKNLIIRKIPRVYDSWPLYEILNQFQKGHSHMAIVLKSNKDTESTTTRAVGAPTYFNRITPKTSNSAHAEVVAGNILQNLAMVSYQTEQHFTLDELQNKSRKKLQSWERKNHLSLSIWDLQNLILPLSLK; from the exons ATGAAAGAATATCAGTTCCCATGTTGTGATCTTGACTTTTGGGGCTATTTTACGGTATGTCTATTGTTGGTGGCTCTGGCAGGCATTGCATCTGGCCTTGCTCTAGGACTACTGTCCTTCAGCCTAGTTGATCTTGAGGTCCTCATTAAGGCAGGTCTTCCAAAAGACAGAAAGAATGCAG AAAGGATTAGACCTTTGGTAAAGAATGGACATTTTGTCCTGTGTACCCTTCTTCTAGGAAAATCACTGGCTATGGAG GCATTGCCAATTTTTATGGACTCAATCATCCCTTCTTGGTTTACTATTCTCATGTCGGCACCCTTGGTGACTGTGTTTGCAGAG ATTTTACCTCAAGCTATATGCTCTCGACATGGACTGACTTTAGGAGCAAAGATGGCTCCCCTTGTTCAACTGCTTCTGCTGATCTTCTTCCCTATAACCTATCCTGCTAGTAAG GTGCTGGATTGGGGTCTAGGGAAAGAACATTCAGTTCTTCTCAGAAGATCAGAATTGAAGACATTTGTGGACTTACATGCAAATGAG GCAGGGAAAGGGGGAGAATTGTCACATCATGAAACTTCTATAATCACAGGTGCTATAGATTTGACTCAGAAGACAGCTAAAGATGCAATGACACCCATATCTCAAATTTTTTCTCTTGATATAAATTCTAAACTTGACAT GCATACAATGACACAAATAATGAGCCAAGGTCACAGTCGAATACCAATACACTCTGGACACGCAAGAAGTGTCATTGGCCTCATATTG GTTAAAAACTTGATATTCTGCCGCCCTGAAGATGAGACACCCATAAAGAATTTGATTATTAGGAAAATTCCAAG AGTTTATGACAGTTGGCCACTATATGAGATATTGAATCAATTCCAGAAGGGTCACAGTCACATGGCTATTGTCTTGAAATCCAACAAAGACACAGAGAGCACTACAACTCGTGCTGTGGGTGCTCCCACCTATTTTAATAGAATTACTCCTAAAACATCAAATTCGGCTCATGCTGAAGTTGTTGCAGGTAACATCTTACAGAATTTAGCCATGGTATCATATCAAACAGAACAACATTTTACTTTAGATGAATTGCAAAACAAAAGTAGAAAAAAGTTACAATCTTGGGagagaaaaaatcatttatctttgTCAATCTGGGACTTGCAGAATCTGATTCTTCCTTTGTCCTTGAAATGA